The following are encoded together in the Parabacteroides chongii genome:
- a CDS encoding acyltransferase: MNCIAKIKRCLYYIQHYKLWTYFKSKKRIFLSKSSTIRVKDKGILSVKGMLINASRFKKFSCCTIWIEGDLIIEKQLFIADATIAVLPEARLIIGDCFMNDGTYLECESNITIGNNVLIGRNVTIRDSDGHDHGDASGKREKCLPIVIGNSVWVGSNAMIQKGVHIGDGAIIAAGAVVCRDIPAHTLAGGVPAKVLKENVYWKE; encoded by the coding sequence ATGAATTGCATAGCAAAAATAAAACGTTGTTTATATTATATCCAGCATTACAAGTTGTGGACTTACTTTAAGTCTAAAAAAAGAATTTTCTTGTCTAAATCATCAACTATTAGAGTAAAAGATAAGGGGATTTTATCTGTTAAAGGGATGTTGATCAATGCATCCAGATTTAAAAAGTTTTCCTGTTGCACTATTTGGATAGAAGGGGATTTGATTATTGAAAAGCAACTGTTTATTGCTGATGCTACTATAGCGGTTCTTCCAGAGGCAAGATTAATAATAGGCGATTGTTTTATGAATGATGGAACCTATTTGGAGTGTGAATCGAATATTACTATAGGGAATAATGTCCTGATAGGACGTAATGTAACTATTCGTGATTCGGATGGCCATGATCATGGAGATGCATCGGGGAAAAGAGAAAAATGTTTGCCTATTGTGATAGGTAATTCTGTTTGGGTTGGTTCTAATGCAATGATACAAAAGGGAGTACATATTGGTGATGGTGCAATTATTGCGGCTGGAGCTGTTGTTTGCAGGGATATCCCTGCACATACTTTAGCAGGTGGTGTACCTGCTAAAGTATTAAAAGAAAATGTCTATTGGAAAGAATAA
- a CDS encoding nucleotide sugar dehydrogenase, whose amino-acid sequence MESVKVCVVGLGYVGLPLACLFSSRYQTIGYDINKQRIDRLMSGHDDTLEVSDDLLGKALKNGFCCTTEIEKIRECNFYIVAVPTPVDVNNHPDLTPLLKASEVVGQAISEGDIVVYESTVYPGMTEEVCLPVIERVSGLKYNQDFYAGYSPERINPGDKEHTVEKIKKVTSGSTPEVADKVDGVYNSVLVNGTYKASSIRVAEASKIIENAQRDVNIAFMNELAKIFNAMGVDTDEVIKAASSKWNFIRLTPGLVGGHCISVDPYYLIQKAQVYGVYPRIMSDARRLNDGMGDYVAHQVIKVMNKKKVMVKDARILILGITFKENCPDIRNTKVVDILSVLSEYTDNIEVYDPWANPEEVWKSYHIRLFSGDMESLKARFDTVVLAVSHKEFGEVNVRDFLSEETGVVYDVKCFLPQSLVDARL is encoded by the coding sequence ATAGAATCCGTAAAAGTATGTGTGGTAGGACTGGGATATGTAGGTCTGCCTTTAGCTTGTCTGTTCTCTTCGCGGTATCAGACAATCGGTTATGATATTAACAAGCAGCGTATAGACAGACTGATGTCCGGCCATGACGATACGCTGGAGGTTTCTGATGATTTATTGGGAAAAGCTTTAAAAAACGGGTTTTGCTGTACGACGGAGATAGAAAAGATCCGTGAATGTAACTTTTACATAGTGGCTGTACCTACCCCGGTGGATGTGAACAATCATCCGGACTTGACCCCGTTGCTCAAAGCCAGTGAAGTAGTAGGACAAGCCATATCGGAAGGGGATATAGTCGTCTATGAATCGACGGTTTACCCGGGTATGACGGAGGAGGTTTGTCTGCCGGTCATAGAAAGAGTTTCCGGACTAAAATACAATCAGGATTTTTATGCAGGGTACAGTCCCGAACGTATAAATCCGGGTGATAAGGAACATACGGTGGAGAAAATCAAGAAAGTAACGTCCGGCTCAACTCCGGAAGTGGCGGATAAGGTGGATGGGGTGTACAATTCGGTATTGGTGAACGGGACCTATAAAGCGTCCTCTATCCGGGTTGCAGAAGCATCAAAGATCATAGAAAATGCACAGCGTGATGTAAATATTGCTTTTATGAATGAACTCGCCAAGATTTTTAATGCTATGGGGGTCGATACCGACGAAGTGATAAAAGCGGCCTCTTCCAAATGGAATTTTATTCGTTTGACTCCGGGATTGGTCGGAGGGCATTGTATCAGTGTCGATCCTTATTATCTGATCCAAAAAGCCCAGGTGTATGGAGTTTATCCGCGTATAATGTCTGATGCTCGTCGCCTGAATGACGGTATGGGTGATTATGTCGCTCATCAGGTAATAAAAGTGATGAATAAAAAGAAGGTAATGGTGAAAGATGCACGGATACTGATATTAGGAATCACATTTAAGGAAAATTGTCCGGATATACGGAATACGAAAGTCGTGGATATACTCAGTGTGTTGTCTGAATATACAGACAATATCGAGGTATATGATCCCTGGGCTAATCCGGAAGAAGTATGGAAATCTTATCATATCCGTTTGTTTAGCGGAGATATGGAATCATTAAAAGCTCGATTCGATACAGTTGTTCTGGCTGTTTCGCACAAGGAGTTCGGAGAAGTCAATGTGCGTGATTTTTTATCGGAAGAAACAGGTGTTGTGTATGATGTGAAATGTTTTCTTCCGCAATCGCTAGTCGATGCCCGTTTGTAA